The Brassica napus cultivar Da-Ae chromosome C7, Da-Ae, whole genome shotgun sequence genome has a segment encoding these proteins:
- the LOC106434680 gene encoding protein PHLOEM PROTEIN 2-LIKE A8-like, protein MGKSKNMPQLFINFRGKDERQKLLPHLKHHLKDSNVNVFTDDDAVGEPLKNLFKHIRRSRIVIVIFSINYMESEWCLDELVEIRKCLETEKIDFAIPIFYKVKTSHVKEQSGKFGKKIVALQKKHRSSRIIKWKKALRYVAKLIGLTYQKRSLISELDFIKKIVEMVDVTLTKIASEDDDNNNSPETSKGETSNLIDVNKMLNLSRTLDTRDMEISYRQGFMVGSAWKDENFSLFDVYAYEYDSRGC, encoded by the exons ATGGGGAAAAGCAAAAACATGCCTCAATTGTTCATCAACTTCCGAGGCAAAGACGAGCGGCAGAAATTATTGCCACATCTCAAACATCATTTGAAAGATAGCAATGTGAATGTGTTCACGGACGACGACGCTGTTGGAGAGCCGTTAAAGAATCTCTTCAAACATATCAGAAGGTCAAGGATCGTAATCGTCATCTTCTCCATTAACTACATGGAGTCAGAGTGGTGTTTAGACGAGCTGGTTGAGATCAGAAAATGCTTAGAGACTGAGAAAATTGACTTCGCCATACCAATCTTCTATAAAGTTAAGACTTCCCACGTCAAGGAACAGAGCGGAAAGTTCGGGAAAAAGATTGTAGCATTACAGAAAAAGCATCGCAGTTCCAGGATCATAAAATGGAAGAAAGCTTTGAGATACGTAGCTAAATTAATTGGACTGACCTATCAGAAAAGAAG TTTAATTTCAGAGTTGGATTTCATCAAGAAGATCGTTGAAATGGTTGATGTAACTTTGACCAAAATTGCATCAGAGGATGATGATAATAATAACAGTCCAGAGACGTCTAAG GGAGAAACATCAAATCTAATTGATGTAAATAAGATGCTCAACTTGTCACGGACATTGGACACTCGGGATATGGAAATATCTTATCGTCAAGGCTTCATGGTTGGCTCTGCCTGGAAAGATG AAAATTTCTCACTTTTTGATGTATATGCTTATGAGTATGACTCCAGAGGGTGCTGA